One Setaria viridis chromosome 3, Setaria_viridis_v4.0, whole genome shotgun sequence DNA window includes the following coding sequences:
- the LOC117849235 gene encoding putative cyclin-dependent kinase F-2 produces MAYYMTHRAQASATAAAERKKRREMARAAAAAAAPRPRAPLAVTISRYEKIEAIGAGAFGVVYRAHDRRTGEIVAMKRLNAHDFDAPRLDSIFADEVSALEACRGLPCVVQLRDSCRRDPTTGESFIVMELVGPSLKDAMRTGRGGVRRHAEGKVRRIARQLLAGAAAMHGVGLMHRDIKPDNVLVGAGGSLKICDLGKARAVADDPPYSNPVVARSYRAPELLLGCADYDAGVDTWAIGCIMAELLAGGLLFYGDSIKEHLSEVLNVLGTNDIKEWSHCPERLPSGCGPTSFLRDLFPSSYELAMATGRPSLSEAGFEVLSGLLRCNPEKRMTAACALKQRWFDQA; encoded by the coding sequence atggcgtaTTACATGACGCATCGAGCCCAGGCCAGCGCCACAGCCGCCGCAGAGCGCAAGAAGCGTAGAGAGatggcgcgtgcggcggcggcagccgcagCTCCCCGTCCCCGCGCCCCACTCGCCGTCACGATCAGCCGCTACGAGAAGATAGAGGCGATCGGCGCGGGCGCATTCGGCGTCGTGTACCGTGCGCACGACCGGCGCACCGGCGAGATCGTGGCGATGAAGCGCCTGAACGCCCACGACTTCGACGCCCCCCGCCTCGACTCCATCTTCGCCGACGAGGTCAGCGCGCTCGAGGCGTGCCGCGGCCTCCCGTGCGTCGTGCAGCTGCGCGACTCGTGCCGCCGCGACCCGACCACCGGCGAGTCCTTCATCGTCATGGAGCTCGTGGGGCCGTCGCTCAAGGACGCCATGAGgacgggccggggcggcgtgaggcGGCACGCCGAGGGCAAGGTGCGCCGGATCGCGCGGCAGcttctcgccggcgccgcggccatgCACGGCGTCGGGCTCATGCACCGGGACATCAAGCCGGACAACGTCCTcgtgggcgccggcggcagcctcAAGATCTGCGACCTCGGGAaggcgcgcgccgtcgccgacgaccCGCCGTACTCGAACCCCGTCGTGGCGCGGAGCTACCGCGCGCCGGAGCTCCTGCTCGGGTGCGCCGACTACGACGCGGGCGTCGACACGTGGGCGATTGGCTGCATCATGGCCGAGCTCCTTGCCGGCGGCCTCCTCTTCTACGGGGACTCGATCAAGGAGCACCTCAGCGAGGTGCTCAACGTTCTTGGCACGAACGACATCAAGGAGTGGAGCCATTGCCCCGAGCGCCTGCCGAGCGGCTGCGGGCCGACAAGCTTCCTGCGTGACCTGTTCCCCAGCAGTTACGAGTTGGCCAtggccaccggccggccgtcgCTGTCGGAGGCAGGGTTCGAGGTCCTGAGCGGGCTCCTGAGGTGCAACCCGGAGAAGCGGATGACGGCTGCATGCGCGCTCAAGCAGCGATGGTTCGATCAAGCTTGA